One region of Halomicrobium sp. LC1Hm genomic DNA includes:
- a CDS encoding replication factor C small subunit produces the protein MSEVERSGREEVWIEKYRPQTLADVVGHETIVERLQSYVDRNDLSHMLFAGPAGTGKTTSATAIARELYGEDWQEHFLELNASDERGIDVVRDRIKSFARTSFGGVDYRIIFLDEADALCVPPGTEVVTGYPSKPEVKEIEDVAADGEPIPSVDFETNEIQSDKGRLVDSGVADFFEIELSDGRTILASLSHPFFVVGEDGRLVEKELQELEPGDEIADFKEPVGVSQCEICGDWTTGRFCSLACKNDGHSREMQGDGNPMHGTEWSDERREKIVEKLSDGRLSGENNPNYGGDFHGVSVWEMDQERIDQFRETVSELRSGTSWEEWVVDADADTVKEEIGRSSAEWWANVDDERKAEIIEKATENCDYPVCDITGDNNPMRDPEVAQKVSEALQGHEPTGGNIRHSEELGHLVRSDWEYEVAKTLQDADIEYEYEPEFELSDSVFHPDFLVDDTVIEVKGVAALWGQTEKVEEFLETYGDEYRFVVVGDSALPHHEHYDRDEFDAAVVSDGGRQAVDTATVNSIEYSHRGKAYNISMEGTPNFMLANGILTHNTSDAQSALRRTMEQFSNNVRFIMSCNYSSQIIDPIQSRCAVFRFSPLGDEAVEEEIRHIADEEGIELTDDGVDALVYAAGGDMRKAINGLQAASVSGEVVDEEAVFAITSTARPEVIQGMVQDAIDGDFTAARAQLDDLITEEGIAGGDIIDQLHRSIWEFDVPDEQAVRILDRVGETDYRITEGANERIQLEAMLASLSLDE, from the coding sequence ATGAGCGAGGTCGAGCGTTCGGGTCGGGAGGAAGTCTGGATCGAGAAGTACCGCCCGCAGACCCTGGCAGACGTCGTGGGCCACGAGACGATCGTCGAGCGCCTGCAGAGCTACGTCGATCGCAACGATCTGAGCCACATGCTGTTCGCGGGGCCGGCCGGCACCGGCAAGACCACGAGCGCGACGGCTATCGCCCGGGAACTGTACGGCGAGGACTGGCAGGAGCACTTCCTCGAACTGAACGCCTCCGACGAACGCGGGATCGACGTGGTCCGAGACCGGATCAAGAGCTTCGCCCGCACTTCTTTCGGCGGTGTCGACTACCGAATAATATTTCTCGACGAGGCAGACGCGCTCTGTGTACCGCCAGGAACTGAGGTCGTGACAGGGTACCCGTCCAAGCCGGAAGTGAAAGAGATCGAAGACGTAGCGGCGGACGGGGAACCGATTCCATCCGTCGACTTCGAGACCAACGAAATACAGTCCGACAAGGGTCGGCTCGTCGACTCCGGCGTCGCCGACTTCTTCGAAATCGAGCTCTCGGACGGGCGGACGATCCTCGCGAGCCTCTCGCATCCGTTCTTCGTTGTGGGAGAAGACGGCAGACTCGTCGAAAAGGAGCTACAAGAACTGGAACCCGGAGACGAGATCGCCGATTTCAAAGAACCAGTCGGCGTCTCTCAGTGTGAGATCTGTGGGGACTGGACGACGGGTCGGTTCTGTTCACTCGCCTGCAAAAACGACGGTCACAGCCGCGAGATGCAGGGTGACGGCAATCCGATGCACGGCACCGAGTGGTCGGACGAACGACGTGAGAAGATCGTCGAGAAACTCTCCGACGGGCGATTATCGGGCGAAAACAATCCCAACTACGGCGGCGACTTCCACGGCGTGTCGGTCTGGGAGATGGATCAGGAACGCATCGACCAGTTCCGTGAGACGGTCAGCGAACTTCGATCCGGCACTTCGTGGGAGGAGTGGGTCGTCGACGCCGACGCTGACACGGTAAAAGAGGAGATCGGTCGCTCCAGTGCGGAATGGTGGGCGAACGTGGACGACGAGAGAAAAGCCGAAATAATCGAAAAAGCGACGGAGAACTGTGACTATCCCGTCTGTGATATCACCGGGGACAACAACCCAATGCGCGATCCTGAAGTCGCACAGAAGGTGTCAGAGGCCCTGCAAGGACACGAACCGACGGGCGGAAACATCCGACACAGCGAAGAGCTCGGTCACCTCGTTCGATCTGACTGGGAGTACGAGGTCGCAAAGACGCTCCAAGATGCCGATATCGAGTACGAGTACGAACCGGAGTTCGAACTATCCGACTCGGTCTTTCACCCCGACTTCCTCGTCGACGATACGGTCATCGAAGTCAAAGGTGTCGCCGCACTGTGGGGACAGACGGAGAAGGTCGAGGAGTTCCTCGAAACCTACGGTGACGAGTATCGGTTCGTCGTCGTCGGTGACAGCGCCCTCCCACATCACGAACACTACGATAGAGACGAGTTCGACGCCGCCGTCGTCTCAGATGGTGGTCGACAGGCCGTCGATACCGCGACGGTGAACAGTATCGAGTACAGTCATCGGGGGAAAGCATACAACATCAGTATGGAGGGGACCCCGAACTTCATGCTCGCGAACGGGATTCTGACCCACAACACCAGCGACGCCCAGTCAGCACTCCGGCGGACGATGGAACAGTTCTCGAACAACGTCCGCTTCATCATGTCGTGTAACTACTCCAGCCAGATTATCGATCCGATCCAGTCCCGGTGTGCCGTCTTCCGCTTCTCGCCGCTGGGCGACGAGGCCGTCGAGGAAGAGATCCGTCACATCGCCGACGAGGAAGGGATCGAACTCACCGATGACGGCGTCGACGCGCTGGTCTACGCCGCCGGGGGCGACATGCGCAAGGCGATCAACGGCCTGCAAGCGGCCTCGGTCTCGGGGGAGGTTGTCGACGAGGAAGCGGTCTTCGCGATCACTTCGACGGCCCGTCCGGAGGTCATCCAGGGGATGGTTCAGGACGCCATCGACGGCGACTTCACGGCCGCTCGGGCGCAGCTGGACGACCTCATCACGGAGGAGGGGATCGCCGGTGGCGACATCATCGACCAGCTCCACCGGTCGATCTGGGAGTTCGACGTGCCCGACGAGCAGGCCGTCCGTATCCTCGATCGGGTCGGCGAGACGGACTACCGGATCACCGAGGGGGCCAACGAGCGGATCCAGCTCGAAGCGATGCTGGCCTCGCTGAGCTTAGACGAGTAG
- a CDS encoding class I SAM-dependent methyltransferase, giving the protein MSVSDAFDEWARSGKDQGMEERHWHTAKHALARMPVESEARSASKRSSGERGDPRDEGDTVLDLGCGSGYAGRALRETKDVGRVYGVDAAPEMAHNARAYTDDPRVAFAVGDFEHLPFDDDSIDHCWSMEAFYYAQNPHTVLDELRRVLRPGGTFYCAVNRWEEHVHSHEWEELVGVPMLLWSERQYREAFREAGFAVAGQDRIPDTETEIPTESEFPTEDWETRAAMVERYREYGTLLTVGVVPE; this is encoded by the coding sequence ATGAGCGTCAGCGACGCCTTCGACGAGTGGGCTCGTTCGGGCAAAGATCAGGGGATGGAAGAGCGCCACTGGCACACGGCCAAGCACGCGCTGGCCCGGATGCCGGTGGAGAGCGAGGCGCGTAGCGCCTCGAAACGGTCGAGCGGGGAGCGTGGTGACCCGCGAGACGAGGGCGACACCGTCCTCGATCTGGGCTGTGGCAGCGGCTACGCCGGCCGTGCCCTGCGCGAGACGAAAGACGTGGGCCGCGTCTACGGCGTCGACGCCGCGCCGGAGATGGCCCACAACGCACGCGCCTACACCGACGACCCGCGGGTCGCCTTCGCCGTCGGCGACTTCGAGCACCTGCCCTTCGACGACGACAGCATCGACCACTGCTGGTCGATGGAGGCGTTCTACTACGCCCAGAACCCTCACACGGTGCTCGACGAACTCCGCCGCGTCCTGCGCCCCGGCGGGACCTTCTACTGTGCCGTCAACCGCTGGGAGGAGCACGTCCACTCCCACGAGTGGGAGGAACTGGTCGGCGTGCCGATGCTGCTGTGGAGCGAACGGCAGTACCGCGAGGCGTTCCGCGAGGCCGGCTTCGCCGTCGCGGGCCAGGACCGGATTCCGGACACGGAGACGGAGATCCCCACCGAGAGCGAGTTCCCGACCGAGGACTGGGAGACGCGCGCGGCGATGGTCGAGCGATACCGCGAGTACGGCACGCTACTGACGGTCGGCGTCGTTCCCGAATAG
- a CDS encoding DUF2391 family protein produces the protein MARPPRYRIADTAQQLVGGFLLAGPFVVTEEVWVLAANMTDAHALLVVAIVFAIGYGALYKADDDRDPDTEAEVAGVPIRFVSLMGVSFGSVAILALAFTAPQTFLVEAEILAEPTQRRVFTTTLKAVSVGAIFSVVGAATADSVF, from the coding sequence ATGGCACGGCCCCCGCGCTATCGGATCGCCGACACGGCCCAGCAACTCGTCGGCGGGTTCCTGCTGGCCGGTCCCTTCGTCGTCACCGAGGAGGTGTGGGTGCTGGCGGCGAACATGACCGACGCCCACGCGCTCCTCGTCGTCGCCATCGTCTTCGCGATCGGCTACGGCGCGCTGTACAAGGCCGACGACGACCGCGATCCCGACACCGAGGCCGAGGTCGCCGGTGTGCCGATCCGGTTCGTCTCGCTGATGGGCGTCTCCTTTGGCTCCGTGGCGATCCTCGCGCTCGCGTTCACCGCACCGCAGACGTTCCTCGTCGAGGCGGAGATCCTGGCGGAGCCGACCCAGCGGAGGGTGTTCACGACCACGCTGAAGGCCGTCTCCGTGGGCGCGATCTTCAGCGTCGTCGGGGCCGCGACCGCCGACAGCGTCTTCTGA